A window from Fragaria vesca subsp. vesca linkage group LG5, FraVesHawaii_1.0, whole genome shotgun sequence encodes these proteins:
- the LOC101298518 gene encoding triacylglycerol lipase 2-like, with translation MAAVTGPNCCISPSSLALYSRHTPQSTSTRNVVHLFQMIRSGTVSSFDYTLPTNIQHYRQSTPPVYNMANIPKDIPLFISFGARDALSDVNDVKILLNDLKNHDKDKFVVQYINEYAHLDLVFGWNANQKVYDPMLAFFGRH, from the coding sequence ATGGCAGCTGTGACAGGTCCGAATTGTTGTATAAGTCCTTCAAGTTTAGCTCTTTACTCTAGACATACACCACAGTCCACTTCGACAAGGAATGTGGTGCATTTGTTTCAGATGATCAGAAGTGGAACCGTAAGTAGTTTCGATTACACTCTTCCAACAAATATACAACACTACAGACAGTCTACTCCTCCGGTGTACAACATGGCAAACATACCAAAAGACATTCCTCTTTTCATTAGCTTTGGAGCGAGAGATGCACTTTCAGACGTAAATGATGTGAAAATTTTGCTCAACGACCTCAAAAATCACGACAAGGACAAGTTTGTGGTACAATACATAAACGAGTATGCTCATCTGGATCTTGTTTTCGGTTGGAATGCCAATCAAAAAGTTTATGATCCCATGCTCGCTTTCTTCGGGCGACATTGA